The DNA segment cagcaattgatgaaccattacaactgctacacatggatctttttggaccagtcaatgtattgtcaatttcaaggaaaagatattgcctagtgattgtagatgatttctcaaagttttcgtggacctattttcttggatcaaaggatgaagctagtgaaatcattatcaatcatatcaagcaagtcaacaaccatccagatttcaaagtaaggaatatcaggagtgacaatggaactgagttcaggaattctaccatgaggttgttctgtgaagaaaatgggatcatgcatgagttctcagctccaaggactccacaacaaaatggtgtggtggaaaagaagaacagatcactaattgaagctgcaagaacaatgcttaaagagtcaaaactcccaatatatttttgggctgaggctgttaactgtgcatgttacactcagaatatttctctaatcaatcaggcaaaaggcatgactccctatcaattgttcaagagaagaaaaccaaccttaaacttccttcatgtctttggttgcaaatgctacattctaaggaaccaacctgatcacaaaggcaagtttgatgcaaaggctgatgaagggatatttgttggttattctgctggaaaatcatatagggtctacaatctaagaaccaacattgttatggaatctgtgcatgttgtgtttgatgataaaaagattgatggactaacagatgagggacatcatgaaggactcaaatttaacaacattgagatatattgtgatgatagtgaagatgagaatgatggagaagacacttcaaaaaggattcaaaatttgcctttggataatgcacaaaatgctgcatcagttgaaagtcataactcagcatccgttgaaagacaaagtgcatcatccgttgaagtacataatggagcaaccgttgatcatagttcatcaacggataatcaatttacatcatcagttgatagaactcccagttccttacaaaggaccaataacttagggggagtttcaaccaatcaacactctatctcacatcatgacaacactgaggccacctcatctagagctaatctaccaccacaaaggaaatggaccaagaatcatccctttgaactaatcattggtgatgcaacatctaaggtgtaaactagaagggctactcaagataaatgtctatacagtagttttctatcacaggaggaacctaagagagtggaagaagctctattggatccagattggattttagcaatgcaagaggagctaaaccaatttgagaggaacaaagtatggaagctggtacccaagccaaagaacaagagttctattgacacaaaatgggtattcagaaacaagatggatgaaaatggcattgtcataaggaataaagctagattggttgccaagggctactctcaacaagagggaataaattttgatgagatatttgctcctgttgcaagacttgaagccatcagaatttttctagcctatgcagcccatgccaatttcaaagtctatcaaatggatgtcaagagtgcatttctgaatggagaattggaggaagaagtctatgtgagccaaccttcagggtttgaagatccaaattttccagaccatgtgtattatctgttgaaagcactctatggactaaagcaagcacctagagcctggtatgagactttgtcaaaatttctcctagataattacttcacaagaggtattgttgacaaaactgtttttctttagaaatgttaatggccctacaatacttgttcaaaattatgtagatgatattatatttggttctacagatgataaactttgtaaaaagtttgccaagttaatgcaaagtaaatatgaaatgagcatgatgggagagctaacttattttcttggtttacaagttaaacaagttagtggtggaattttcattagtcaaactaaatatatttatgatcttttaaagaagtttgacttaatggaatgttcatctgcaaaaactcccatggccactgccactaagcttgaattaaacaaggctgaaaagtctgtggacattacaagctatagaggcatggttggttcacttctatatttaactgccattagacctgatataatgttttctacatgtctttgtgctagatttcaagctgatcctagatgtaataactcgaatttttgagaccctgtaaaatgtttaataaatagtaaccctgacagacgggaaaaacttttgagcccacactatatagtgcataagaaaatgagtttcggaatcgatattacgactatacgtaccaaataagtgtatgtaaacgctattagttttcgaagaaaatgaactttgaaaaatgaccgtaattacaacttatcaaggactacgagaatcacaatataattacgagattaaaatcctacggatttatattcaattaggataaataaaaatataaggactagaaatgaaaagaattacattgcgaaccatttacgaataagtattgcggagaacgtttaagtaaccgagcgaacgcgtaaacgattaattaaacgtaacgcactaactaaaccatggtaagaaagtaaccatggttaattcatcaaatagtgagctaaccctaggatgaccaagctagctagcaaatagtgtgctaaggagctaaccttgtagtttagcttgtaagctagcaagctacaatgatttgtccatggatttggagacaaggaataaacctaagctatcctaggaagaataaagatcaacttgcaaagatatcaagtcaccttccaagaagtaacctagaaatcatccaagagaagcaaccaagtgctataaataccccccaccccCATTTAGCTCCATTCgactattttgaagaaaaaaaaggGAATTgtaattcaaaactccaagctctagttcttgtaaaatcacacaattatttccaaagcctcctagcaactaaactaaggtaagaaaaatctgtcatctctttttatcaaggtttgatgggtggaataaattcgagaaactcactagtgaatagtgtgaatagtaacctctctttggtttcttgattttaatggcggttttaggttccaaaaatcatactaagcacttccaagcctccaccatcctcaagaacacatctcaagctttcaataaaggtaaaaatctttggcctaactttatttaagattcatgtttaagatccatttagtgggtattagtaaacctagcttactaagtgttgttgatgaaatcttgatgattaagttaagtagatttaaggttggttgttgttgcctcaagaacatgatgttcttgagaggagttgtgtgttgatgatgatatgatgattgttggtggttgtgttgatagttaaggcataaacgaaaccccgatcgtaaacgtaacttcgttaaaaccaacaaaccgtaactttaagtttctgcagaaattatcgaagttgtaaactgtagattcttgagaaataacctttttttaatatagacaatgttataaggatcgtttaggcgcttgaatcgcttaattccgatttacggatcaaaagttatgatcgttttagtaaaagtgttttatgtgacaaaaactactacgaatcacgaactttgaaaatataaaggatagacttaaaagtattcataaatcatgaaatttttacagataGTAACATGTGGAGTTTCCTAAATGTCATAAAAagtttcaagtgaaaataataatttctcaattttataaaaatgtcggagccgagaccgcgcgagtagaaaccgtaagaatccttaagcggagccgacaacgataatgagtatgaactcaagatacttaggaaaatgaagtgaccataaagtgtttatgacttaaaagaaatgttaagggtagtatgagttgagagggtgtataatgagtagcgcatgagtgcgagttaccgtgaattaagacggaacctaacgaaatgaaatgtgtttatggtcatagattccgagcggaacctagagcatcctgcacctcgagatacccaggcaagtttacaaacccaactccattttactgttgtgttgtgaaaggattgttttactatcatcgcataaataccatgtttgccatgatacgtagttgttgaattttcgcataatatagcgatgttgtacgataagtatatatcgtgaaatgattatttcgctttaagcgtgatgtattgtataagaccgagggtcggtcggggattaagataaaacccgggaattgttctggagatattataggacggttatacaTCCATAGtggtacgttttaaagggactcatcgtccacttacaaaatattaaaacacctcgaacttttgaaacgatttcccaatgagcatattccctcaactatattttattaattcgaatattaaatattatatacgtattcctttattataggagtagtatacttcaacgttattgatttcaaactcgattaatcattatagattattaattatgtaaacacaaactagttgaggaatactattttaataaatcttttaaagaataactcattcgaggtatgattaatatcaattatcatttaattatttatagactactatttaattaatgattatttttatttaaggattgttattgatttaaagatcatagatcctgatataccttttgatttagaagtatcattcgaataatttcagatcgtcggtgaatattatcccgacttattattatattgaatatagtttcaagaagaaacttttccccttattaattatctattgacaacggtcaactcacatccctagtacttcctccgaaattctcggaagtacgtatatatatacacttatattttaaaaagataaactatctctatcaacaagcaaaacgcttggggaacttcgatgtggttcaagttcccgagattgatagaattctgttgaaggacaatggaggggtagactctggtactacgtgtgctggagtgatattattggcctcttgtgtgagctagactatgaaatgcgtggccactctcaaatgttgatttgatatgatagtctactcattgatcaatgaaacttggattaaactatgatgaggatgacacattacatgcctctagtttaatctataatatatggttaaagggattatattacattgtatattattcacgaaaggtttaatcgatcaccgattcaattattattacttaggtagcaatgatgtattactagataccgctaattgtttacgattttaaattagatttaaaattcgttgccaacgtaataataacctatagggtcacacactaagaattcttgaatgattatttaatttaaactggatttaaattatattaaagtaattcgaattatatataatattaattaagtatgacttaattaattagataaatattgatattcgaatttactaatattaattatgaaattcatttgttaaataattaagtgtgacttaattattatacaaataggaatttcgaattaataataactcctaattagttaagagttataactCTTATTAAACTCTCTAGATAATATTTCTTGTGTGACTGATTTTGaatgcaagacttttactaaaaccctagccaccaagggagaagatggagagagaaaGAAGAAACGCGTTTGTGTTAGTACACATTCAgtccttgcgttcaagcattcgtgtggataccgatagagcgtagatcgcgagagcgggatgcgtggtgattgaacaaccttggatctccattagtcaaccaatttgtaaagcttcttaaggtaaacaatctgatctacgaattaaatatctatttttcgcatggatcctgcggtgggttttgaaaattctgatttttcacgtttttaattactattttcgttgcgtttatgttcTCGAAACCCAACAGATAAACAATGTAGAAAGTAAATAACGATTAGTAAATAATATAAAAAGTTTTAGCCAGGTTCGTCTCCTATGTCAATTAATCTACGTTTTGGTCCCTTCCCAACTTGGTAGAATAATAtattattgttaggaatatatgtgcattagtttgatgatatgtttaacaaaacacttaagtagaagttacgtgtttgcagcctcaacggataagaccactttggctatccgttgatggtgcaactttacttagaaataagtctagtgttgtagcacatttcagtctctgtatttaagatataattcttagaagttgagagaaaatataagtcatgttgactactagaagatatgcaaataggaaggccaattgtaaatatttcatgccttgtaattttgtataaatgaagtggtatcaacggatgtcttaaagaccttcaacggatgagaaacaaagcttcaacggatgtctctaaagcttcaacggatagagcttcaactgctaacacatcaacggataaagccatcaacggatgaaggcttcaacggatgttctgttaaatagcagttgataagtggtagttgtaacagcagacagaggcacatgggttgacagagataactgaaatgtggaagcctaatttcaggaacatcagaaaaaacagccgttctactctagtacaaagaggcaatagtcaacaaagtacttgagtgatatggagaagaaacaagtggagaacttattttattattgtatttttatctttgtcttcacttgtacacttggtgatatataaaccaagtagcagctagtaatttgataagaattttttcagtgctgtttagaaaaatcttgagagaaaaattatctagtttgtactaggacgcagctgtgatcaacatcttgaatcacagattttctgaaataccatctctggtggaacaacaaatccaccagaaaagtttttaaggtctgttgtgttctttacattagtacttgaatatatatctgtctgcattagcttaaagcaattcacacacttgtttatcttgaacacaaaacctttaaaactgctcaaaacttgaaaaagttttgagatttacattcaacccccccttctgtaaatcttattgttagtccactaggaataacaattatTAATCACTGAAATGATACGATTACAAGATTTGATAGCATATATCCTTTTATCCCTTATTCCTGATAATAACTTGCTGATAACACATGTTTTCTTGAGTGAATTGTGCTTTAAGCCCTACACTAAACCTGTATAACCTTCTCTAGCAATCTAACTCCCTAAAACCTCGTTTTATTTTGCTAAATCCCTAAAACCTTGTTATTCAAGCTCAACTATTTAGTAACAAATATTTACATCTTGTACAATACAAGTTTTAATAGAAATTATAACCAAAACTATGAactctataaatataaatatacgTGTATATGTTAAAGCTAAAAAAGGAATATTCAATGAATGCAAAGTTTTATTTTCTCAGATGGTATAATGTATACTTCATGGATCAACCTCAAAAGAAAGTATACCCAATTATAATTATAGGCTATGTTAACATTCGAATGAAACAACAACCTTTCCAATCCTGACCCAGTCTCACGGCTAGTTGGTTTCCATTTGAACGTTAAATAATCTTAAATATATTTAAACTAAAGATAGAtaaattttgaaaactatttGATAACATCTATCTTTAGTTTAATTCAAATACCGATCAGATAAAAAACTTTTTAGGATAAAATGATTAAAAACAGCAAATGGTTTTATATAAAAGAGTTTAAATATCCGAGTAACTCTAATATATTTAAATACGTAAAATATATGATAGTGTCCTTGCAGAACTCTTTTCTATCTATTTCCTTCAAAATCACAAGTCTAGTTTATATTGAACAACTTCCCGGCAGAGACCGAGAGTTTGCCGATAAATCTGTCAAATCATTGTTAGCTTGCTAATAGACCAAACCTCTCATATAATTTTGATTTTTGCAAGACAATGTAAGTAACATAATGAATATAGTGTAATTAGAATATAGTGTAATCAGCTTGCTAATAAAAAAAGATAATATAACATAAGCTTGCCAACACTGTGATCATCAAAATCTTAAGGATATTAAATAGGTGACTCCTGTAGGCACCGTTATATTTTTAAGATGAGTTCTTATATATACTAGCTTACACCATATGCCGTGCACGGTTCccattaatatttatatatttacaattactttataaataatttaacgaaaatttaatataaataattaaatactaaattaagaattatataatatttgaataaaatttgttGTTGGGTGGATTCGAACATGAGAACTTGTATCTTTACagataataatataaatgtttgttatTGCAGAGATTCGAACCTGAGATCTGATCATTTGATCAATAAAATCCGATGATTGTGAGAGTTGAATAACGAAAATAGAGGTTGAACCAAATTATAGCCTATTCCGATTATTATATTTTAGTCTAAATCTAACAGTTCTGATCATTTGATCCGATGATTGTGAGAGTGGATAAAAAAGGTGGATGTTGAACAAATTATACCATATTACAGTTAATATAGTTTAATATAGATTAAATGAggtttaatttattttaaaatagaaaaataagtaattaaaatttGCTGGAAGATATGAAATagaaataattgattttaatgcAAATTAATCGCCTGTGCTGCTCTGTGTCCATGTTTATGTCTAGCTGTACACAGAGACACAGATCTTGATCTTGGTGTTCGAACTTCAAACCATACATATAGTCATCAGTATCCATCTATCTACTCCACCTATTCATGTAAAAACCTCAATTTTGGACACAATCACATAAACACACAAGATGGGTCATCCATCAACAACATCATCAAAAGGTATTGTAATAACAGTCCCAGTTCTTGTTCTCTCACTAGCAGTTGCtgccattttcttcttcttcctcttagCTTCCCTCTCTTCCGGGCCTTCTCCACCTACTTGTTCTTGCAACCCAACTGGCCCAGATGAGCGGATCTTGACTACTAGGGCCCAAGATGTGAAGTGGGTCAGAGATCAGATCCATGCTAATGGGCTTCGCATGCAAGATAATGTGCTTCGTAAGGGTATCAATCCTCGTACTCGTGCTCAGCAACTCCAAGATTTGAACCAGTAATTACCCTCCTTTATGCCCCCATTCTTGTTTTTATATGATGTAATGTATACATACAAGTGTATTACTATTCGATTTTTTCGCGATTTAATTGCTGTTTTGAAGTACATTGCGAATTTGTTTTCTTTAGATCAGTATTTGTTAGTGTAATTAGAATTAAAGTATGATGAAATTGCGAGTTTGAAATAACTCTCGGAGAATAATTGGAACTAATGGGAAATTGTTGAAGGGAATAGAGATTAAATTTGCTCTACTAAATAGAACAGGGTTAAGGGTCTATTAGATTGCGGGTTTGTGGTATAAGATAGTATGATGATTGAAAGCGCAACTGTAGGAATAATTCATTGTTAGCTATTAATGTTTGGTTTTAATTTTATGCTCGGCTAGGTAGGAAGGAATAGAATGGGAAAGGAAAGAAATTAAAATTGTGAGTAAAATGAGAGAATCCAAGTTTTTTAGGACAAGGTTCTTGAAGAAAATGAGTACAAGTTGGAATGAGGTATTCATCCTATATTTGCGGGATTAACCTTTAATCTAATTTAAAACAAATGAAAAAAGAGCGATGGAAGCTATAAGGATTGAATACAAATCACAGTACAAATTTCATTCTATTCCTACCCAATTTTAATCTTTCCGAACAAGCATAGCATTGGTGAGTGATTGATGGCCTACTTGTCCATTAAGTACTATGCAATTAAGTATACATATAAATTATTGAATTTCCTTTGAGCAAATTAGATTGATAATTGTGGTCTCAGGCGTGCTTTAGCCAGGTTTAGTTCTGATAAATTTGAATTGTGCTGAGATGTTtgataaatttaataattttttgcATAGTCAGTGAGTCAGTGACAAGTGTGAATAATGCGGTAATGGTGATGATTCTGGAGGATTCGGGGGTGGGGGGCTGTTAAAGGTTATATTTTGATTTACTTACAACCTAGGACAAAGACGTAGACAATTAAAAGGGTACAACAATCAATAACGTGTAGTGTTCATTTTGAACAGTTGATTAGTGTAGTTGAGTATCACAACATGTTTGAGTGCCTAACAGTTGGTATTTTTTAGTCTATTTTCTGCGCAGTGATTACAAACAGATTTTTGTCGATAGATACTGTATTCTTAGTGATCAGTACACCAGCATAGTTTATAATTTGTATTTTGCAAGATTCTTGTAATCAGCATTAAGTTCCAATTGAATTTGTTGTTTTCTATGGCTCTAGGTTATATTAAATGTTTTGAGGCCCGACACAATTTATAAATCCAACTTTTCTTTCCACTGCATTCGTACTTACCTCTTTACCTGCAGAACAAGCGAGTTGGTTTACTTAAAGCTAGAGGAAGGCATAACTTTAGTGTCAGTTATATATGCATATATTTCTTATTGTATGTCAGTTATATTGAGTTGCATGTACACTCTTCTTGAAGTGGAACTGACTGTATTTTTATTGCCTCTGTGTATCCATTGATGACCTACCGATATGGTTTTTGTTAATTTTGGAAGTAGTAGAATCATGTGACAGTTTCTTACACTAAATCATTCCTTTTGTTATATTTAGATACAAGGGAATTTCTCATTATGAAGGTGAGGAAGCAAATAACCACACCGCTTTTCCTTGTCCTGGTGAGCTTCTTGTAGAGGAGCACCACAGCAATTATGGAGAGCCCTGGGCTGGAGGGCGAGATGTGTATGAATTTCTCGCCGAAGCTGCCCATTTGGCTCCTGAATCACGTGTCCTCGAGATTGGATGTGGGACTCTTCGGGTTGGTTTGCACTTCATTCGCTACCTGAACCCAGAACATTTTCATTGTCTGGAGAGGGACGAGCTTTCCTTAA comes from the Apium graveolens cultivar Ventura unplaced genomic scaffold, ASM990537v1 ctg4588, whole genome shotgun sequence genome and includes:
- the LOC141702050 gene encoding uncharacterized protein LOC141702050 — its product is MGHPSTTSSKGIVITVPVLVLSLAVAAIFFFFLLASLSSGPSPPTCSCNPTGPDERILTTRAQDVKWVRDQIHANGLRMQDNVLRKGINPRTRAQQLQDLNQYKGISHYEGEEANNHTAFPCPGELLVEEHHSNYGEPWAGGRDVYEFLAEAAHLAPESRVLEIGCGTLRVGLHFIRYLNPEHFHCLERDELSLMAAFRYELPSQGLLHKRPLIVKGEDMDFSKFGSGIMYDLIYASAVFLHMPDKLVWVGLERLAGKLKQEGRIFASHNIKFCSRLGGDECTKRLKSLGLEYVGKHTHDSLLFNHYEIWFEFRRSKL